In Candidatus Eisenbacteria bacterium, the following are encoded in one genomic region:
- a CDS encoding L,D-transpeptidase family protein → MARGPLHVHDQPGRRFLNPMSIQIVVKRWAVPCLIGLMLALSSCGKERKPAVEAPKPLRIEDEIEAVLADGAPSLGISDTVGLAVTWSRVATLYRQRKHRPYWGNGRELRQSAKELLNTIHRVQDAGLDPADYDWAHLDRLATQSERDNPPAVRMRPRIMARFDVAATYAVLRIAEHMRPGRVPRRWLDADWVVDSLTPRKIEALERTLGRDPSKLFTEMEPWHPGYRRLRDALARYRSIAADGGWAPVGAGPPLKLGDRGRRVAQLVRRLSWTGDFKATGSDTVFDVKLERAVGGWQARMGIPVSGVVGEATRLALNVPVEQRIRQIELNLERWRWLPDSLGSQRVEVNIPAYRLDIYKAGRIIRAMRVVVGKRKSPTPVFSDQITYLEVNPTWTLPPSVVQKEIAPAIRRNKSYLQDNHMHVYSLTATTRDTLDPQTVPWKNAQTDSFPYLVIQDAGPDNPLGNIKLMCPNEYDVYLHDSPARSRFSVAVRDYSHGCVRVEHAVELADSLIGAAPTDSVRLDSLVAQGNWRRMRLPKGVPVHFLYWTAWVDSVGRMNYREDIYGLDQRLDAALKSRTSRDLDLNPGVAVSTLWLAAEARQRARLEAMRSRQKR, encoded by the coding sequence GTGGCGCGTGGCCCGCTCCATGTTCACGACCAACCCGGTCGCCGCTTCCTGAACCCGATGTCGATACAGATCGTGGTGAAGCGGTGGGCCGTGCCCTGCCTGATCGGGCTCATGCTCGCGCTCTCGAGCTGCGGCAAGGAGCGGAAACCCGCGGTCGAAGCTCCGAAGCCACTTCGCATCGAAGACGAGATCGAGGCGGTGCTCGCCGATGGTGCTCCAAGTCTCGGCATCAGCGACACCGTGGGGCTCGCCGTGACGTGGTCGCGGGTCGCGACCCTCTACCGGCAGCGGAAACACAGGCCTTACTGGGGAAACGGTCGCGAGCTGCGACAGTCGGCCAAGGAGCTGCTCAACACCATCCACCGCGTGCAGGACGCCGGTCTCGATCCTGCGGATTACGACTGGGCGCACCTCGACCGCCTCGCGACCCAGTCCGAGCGCGACAACCCTCCGGCGGTGCGGATGCGCCCCCGGATCATGGCCCGATTCGACGTGGCCGCCACGTATGCCGTACTGCGGATCGCGGAGCACATGCGCCCGGGCCGGGTGCCCCGCCGCTGGCTGGATGCGGACTGGGTGGTCGACAGCCTCACGCCTCGAAAGATCGAGGCGCTGGAGCGCACCCTGGGACGCGATCCGTCGAAGCTCTTCACCGAGATGGAGCCATGGCACCCTGGGTACCGGCGGCTGCGCGACGCGCTGGCGCGTTATCGCTCGATCGCCGCGGATGGTGGATGGGCGCCGGTCGGGGCGGGGCCGCCGCTCAAGCTCGGCGATCGTGGCCGGCGCGTGGCGCAGCTCGTTCGCCGTCTGTCGTGGACCGGGGACTTCAAGGCCACCGGCTCTGACACGGTGTTCGACGTGAAGCTGGAGCGCGCGGTCGGCGGATGGCAGGCGCGCATGGGGATCCCGGTGAGCGGCGTCGTGGGTGAAGCGACCCGCCTGGCCCTCAACGTGCCGGTCGAGCAGCGCATCCGCCAGATCGAGCTCAACCTCGAGCGCTGGCGCTGGCTCCCCGACTCGCTCGGCTCACAAAGGGTCGAGGTCAACATCCCCGCTTACCGCCTCGACATCTACAAGGCGGGGCGGATCATTCGCGCCATGCGGGTGGTGGTGGGGAAGCGAAAGAGTCCGACTCCGGTGTTCAGCGACCAGATCACGTATCTCGAGGTGAACCCGACGTGGACCCTGCCGCCGAGCGTCGTACAGAAGGAGATCGCGCCCGCCATTCGGCGCAACAAGAGCTACCTCCAGGACAACCACATGCACGTGTATTCGCTGACCGCCACCACGCGGGACACACTCGACCCTCAGACGGTGCCCTGGAAGAACGCTCAGACCGACTCGTTCCCGTATCTCGTCATCCAGGATGCCGGGCCGGACAATCCGCTCGGCAACATCAAGCTGATGTGCCCGAACGAATACGACGTCTACCTCCACGACTCGCCGGCGCGCAGCCGCTTCAGTGTCGCGGTGCGCGACTACAGCCATGGATGTGTGCGCGTCGAGCACGCCGTCGAGCTGGCGGATTCGTTGATCGGCGCCGCGCCGACGGACTCGGTCCGGCTGGATAGCCTGGTGGCGCAGGGAAATTGGAGACGCATGCGCCTGCCCAAAGGCGTGCCGGTCCACTTCCTCTACTGGACGGCCTGGGTGGATTCGGTGGGCCGCATGAACTATCGCGAAGACATCTACGGCCTTGATCAGCGCCTCGACGCGGCACTGAAGAGCCG